In a genomic window of Acidobacteriota bacterium:
- a CDS encoding DASS family sodium-coupled anion symporter, whose protein sequence is MANKKASNFGSAPIQGTSGSDWVRRGGLLLGPLLYLCVLWLGRGALNAEALAVGAVALWMACWWMTEAIPLPATALLPIVLFPASGVVPAKEVTLSYGHPVIFLFLGGFLLSAAFKKSGLARRVALRAVGLFGLHPRRVVLGVMSATALLSMWISNTACVVMMVPIALGVVTQVQGPGGGSGSHFGKAMMLGVAYAASIGGLGTIVGSPPNAIFVGYLESGMGRTVSFLDWMLYGVPLVAVGVPVAWFYLTRMACPLGRGGRPGSGSSLIRRELASLGAMGTAEKRVLLISASVAGLWILRGLWPHGFVRVGLEDVSDPMIAIFGALLLFALSVRQPKLLEWSDAKEIPWGVLILFGGGLALAKGIQGSGLGAWMADRLSILEGFPHAVLVLAVTLVVIFLTELTSNTATATIFIPIMAALGAATGEEPYPLMLAATTAASCAFMLPVATPPNAIVFGSGHLRIGEMIRAGLALNLFFAVLLFAAATWWLPLIWS, encoded by the coding sequence ATGGCCAACAAAAAAGCTTCCAACTTCGGCTCGGCCCCAATCCAGGGCACTTCGGGGTCCGATTGGGTCCGGCGGGGGGGCCTTCTCCTGGGTCCGCTGCTCTACCTGTGCGTACTCTGGCTGGGGCGGGGAGCCCTGAATGCCGAGGCGCTGGCCGTGGGAGCCGTGGCTCTCTGGATGGCCTGTTGGTGGATGACCGAGGCGATACCGCTCCCGGCCACCGCCCTGCTTCCCATCGTCCTTTTTCCCGCCAGCGGAGTCGTGCCGGCCAAGGAGGTGACCCTCTCCTATGGCCACCCCGTCATCTTCCTGTTCCTGGGCGGGTTCCTGCTGTCGGCGGCATTCAAGAAATCGGGTCTCGCACGCCGCGTCGCCCTCAGGGCCGTCGGGTTGTTCGGCCTGCACCCCCGCCGTGTCGTCCTGGGCGTCATGTCCGCCACGGCGCTCCTCTCCATGTGGATCTCCAACACGGCGTGCGTGGTGATGATGGTTCCCATTGCCCTGGGGGTGGTGACCCAGGTGCAGGGTCCGGGTGGGGGCTCCGGGTCCCACTTCGGCAAGGCCATGATGCTGGGAGTGGCCTATGCGGCCTCAATCGGAGGGTTGGGAACCATCGTCGGCAGTCCTCCGAACGCCATCTTCGTGGGTTATCTCGAGTCCGGCATGGGACGAACGGTGTCCTTCCTGGACTGGATGCTCTACGGAGTTCCGCTGGTGGCCGTGGGAGTCCCCGTGGCCTGGTTCTACCTGACCCGGATGGCCTGTCCCTTAGGGCGGGGAGGCCGTCCCGGCTCCGGCAGCAGCCTCATTCGGCGGGAACTCGCCTCCCTGGGCGCCATGGGAACCGCCGAGAAGAGAGTCCTCCTGATCTCCGCCTCCGTGGCCGGCCTCTGGATCTTGCGCGGCCTGTGGCCTCACGGGTTCGTTCGGGTCGGTCTTGAGGATGTGAGCGATCCCATGATCGCCATCTTCGGGGCTCTACTGCTGTTCGCACTTTCCGTACGGCAGCCCAAGCTCCTGGAATGGTCCGACGCCAAGGAGATTCCCTGGGGGGTGCTGATCCTGTTCGGCGGAGGGCTGGCCCTGGCCAAGGGGATCCAGGGATCGGGCCTCGGCGCCTGGATGGCCGACCGGTTGTCGATTCTGGAAGGGTTTCCGCATGCCGTGCTGGTCTTGGCGGTGACTCTGGTGGTGATCTTCCTCACCGAACTCACCTCCAACACGGCGACGGCGACCATTTTCATCCCCATAATGGCGGCCCTCGGCGCGGCGACCGGGGAGGAGCCCTACCCGCTGATGCTGGCCGCCACCACGGCGGCATCCTGCGCCTTCATGCTGCCGGTGGCCACACCGCCCAATGCGATTGTCTTCGGATCGGGGCATCTGAGGATCGGAGAAATGATCCGCGCCGGCTTGGCTCTGAACCTGTTTTTTGCCGTTCTACTGTTCGCGGCGGCCACCTGGTGGCTACCTTTGATCTGGAGCTGA
- a CDS encoding Gfo/Idh/MocA family oxidoreductase: protein MKEQSNRRAFLKRLGVGSLAAAAGPAIIRARSSHSRLRLAGVGVGGKGWTDLGECALGHDVVAICDVDERRLERAAQRYPGARKYTDWRKLLEQKDIDALTISTPDHMHAPIAYQAMSLGKHVYTQKPLTHSVHEARALTRLAKEKGVVTQMGIQHHSLAPLRTGVQVVRDGVIGKVREAHVWTNRPGTYWKQEIQRPSGSDPVPGHVHWDLWLGVAPERPYVDGDVYHPFHWRGWWDFGTGALGDMGCHLIDPAINALELGPPSSVRAEGTDPLPESAPRWSIVHYEFPGTRYTTPTLPLTWYEAGMRPPRQLYGAPDDWPGWANGNLLIGEKGNLLMAGGQTPILFPMERFADTVFPTQPDESHYTQWVNAILGKDTASTDFSYSGPLTETVLLGNVAFRTGKTLKWDSANLTAAGVPEADQYLRRPYRKGWETEGL from the coding sequence ATGAAGGAGCAATCGAATCGACGGGCATTCCTGAAGCGCCTGGGGGTGGGAAGCCTGGCCGCGGCGGCGGGTCCGGCCATCATCCGGGCGAGATCTTCCCATTCCCGGCTCCGCCTGGCCGGCGTCGGCGTGGGCGGAAAGGGTTGGACCGACCTGGGGGAGTGTGCCCTGGGCCACGACGTGGTGGCCATCTGCGACGTCGACGAGCGGCGGCTGGAACGGGCCGCCCAGCGCTATCCCGGCGCCAGGAAATACACGGATTGGCGCAAGCTCCTGGAGCAGAAGGACATCGACGCCCTGACCATCTCCACCCCCGACCACATGCACGCACCCATCGCCTACCAGGCCATGTCCCTGGGCAAGCACGTGTACACGCAAAAGCCCCTGACCCACTCGGTCCACGAGGCGCGCGCCCTCACTCGATTGGCCAAGGAGAAGGGCGTCGTGACCCAGATGGGCATCCAGCATCACTCCCTGGCCCCCTTGAGGACGGGGGTCCAAGTGGTCCGCGACGGGGTCATCGGAAAGGTTCGGGAAGCGCACGTCTGGACCAACCGTCCCGGGACCTACTGGAAACAGGAAATACAACGTCCGTCGGGGAGCGACCCGGTGCCCGGCCATGTTCACTGGGACCTGTGGCTGGGCGTGGCGCCCGAAAGGCCGTATGTGGACGGAGACGTCTACCATCCCTTTCACTGGCGGGGCTGGTGGGATTTCGGCACCGGCGCTCTGGGGGACATGGGCTGCCACCTCATCGATCCCGCCATCAACGCCCTGGAGTTGGGGCCTCCGTCCTCCGTCCGGGCGGAGGGCACCGATCCTCTGCCTGAGAGCGCTCCCCGCTGGTCCATCGTCCACTACGAGTTTCCGGGAACCCGGTACACGACGCCGACCCTGCCCCTGACCTGGTACGAAGCGGGGATGCGGCCGCCTCGCCAGCTCTACGGCGCACCCGACGACTGGCCCGGCTGGGCCAACGGGAATCTCCTGATCGGCGAGAAGGGGAACCTGCTGATGGCCGGGGGCCAAACGCCGATCCTGTTTCCCATGGAACGTTTCGCCGACACCGTCTTCCCCACCCAGCCGGACGAGAGTCACTACACCCAGTGGGTCAACGCCATTCTGGGGAAGGACACGGCTTCCACCGACTTTTCGTACTCGGGACCCCTGACCGAAACGGTGCTGTTGGGGAACGTGGCCTTCCGAACCGGCAAGACGTTGAAATGGGACAGCGCCAATCTGACGGCAGCCGGAGTCCCCGAGGCGGACCAGTACCTGCGCCGTCCCTACCGCAAGGGCTGGGAAACGGAGGGTCTCTGA
- a CDS encoding type II toxin-antitoxin system prevent-host-death family antitoxin: protein MQVNMHEAKSQLSRLGKLAWEGEEIVIARAGEPWLRLTPYRKRLEERKPGGYEGQFRMSPDFDEEDEELIELIENPKIFPDED from the coding sequence ATGCAGGTGAACATGCACGAGGCGAAATCGCAACTGTCGCGCCTGGGTAAATTGGCCTGGGAAGGAGAGGAAATCGTGATCGCCAGGGCCGGCGAACCCTGGCTGCGTTTGACACCTTATAGAAAGCGCCTCGAAGAGAGAAAGCCGGGGGGATATGAGGGGCAGTTCCGGATGTCTCCAGACTTCGACGAGGAAGACGAGGAACTCATCGAGTTGATCGAGAACCCCAAGATCTTTCCGGATGAGGACTGA
- a CDS encoding PQQ-binding-like beta-propeller repeat protein, which yields MKNHIIGSFRLASRVLRPLLICSCLIWAVLIPQVAQGEDWPQWRGPNRDGVWRESGIVSELPERLNFKWRMEIGQGYAGPAVVGNRLYVTDLVPASEDRSSDGNRERVLCLDAGTGATLWKHEYACDYEISYPQGPRTTPTVDQGKVYTLGAMGDLICLDAATGEVQWSRNYIRDFGAQPPVWGFSAAPLVDGQKLIVIAGGSENRCVMALDKETGREIWRSLEADEPGYSAPVIFEFGGARQLIIWNPKGLYGLDPETGQTYWSREFPVRNGLTLATPIFDPDRNLLFVSAFYDGPLMMRTGADRPSAALLWKGRSTSEIETDGLHSLMCTPVLDRGHLYGVDSYGQLRCLDALTGQRVWETLKATGKGRWWNAFLVRHQNRFIILNEQGEMIFARLSPEGYQETSRTTLIEPVVPVRRRLTVWSHPAFANRSIYARNNRSIVCADLSAR from the coding sequence ATGAAGAATCACATCATCGGCTCGTTCCGGCTCGCATCCCGCGTCCTCCGCCCTCTTCTGATCTGCTCATGTCTGATCTGGGCGGTGTTGATCCCGCAAGTCGCTCAAGGCGAGGACTGGCCCCAATGGAGGGGGCCGAATCGGGATGGAGTCTGGCGGGAGAGCGGGATCGTCTCCGAACTCCCTGAGCGGTTGAACTTCAAATGGCGGATGGAGATCGGCCAGGGCTATGCCGGTCCGGCGGTGGTGGGGAACCGGCTCTACGTCACCGACCTGGTGCCGGCCTCGGAGGACCGGTCTTCGGACGGCAACCGGGAGCGGGTGCTCTGCCTGGACGCCGGGACCGGAGCCACTCTCTGGAAGCACGAATACGCCTGCGACTACGAGATCTCCTACCCGCAAGGGCCTCGCACCACTCCCACCGTGGATCAGGGCAAGGTCTACACACTGGGGGCCATGGGTGACCTCATCTGCCTGGACGCCGCCACCGGCGAGGTCCAGTGGTCCCGGAACTACATCCGGGATTTCGGCGCCCAGCCGCCCGTCTGGGGATTTTCCGCCGCCCCTCTGGTGGACGGCCAAAAGCTCATCGTGATCGCCGGAGGGAGCGAGAACCGCTGCGTCATGGCCCTGGACAAGGAGACCGGCCGCGAGATCTGGCGATCACTGGAAGCCGACGAACCGGGCTACTCGGCCCCGGTCATCTTTGAGTTCGGCGGCGCCCGCCAGCTCATCATCTGGAATCCAAAAGGACTCTACGGCCTCGATCCGGAGACGGGACAAACCTACTGGAGCCGGGAGTTCCCCGTCCGCAACGGGCTCACCCTGGCCACCCCCATTTTCGATCCCGACCGGAACCTCCTGTTCGTGAGCGCCTTCTACGACGGGCCTCTCATGATGCGCACCGGCGCCGATCGGCCTTCGGCAGCGCTCCTTTGGAAGGGCAGGAGCACCAGCGAGATCGAGACCGACGGCCTGCACTCCCTCATGTGCACGCCGGTCCTGGACCGGGGGCATCTCTACGGTGTGGACAGCTACGGTCAGCTTCGCTGCCTGGACGCGCTGACGGGACAGCGGGTGTGGGAGACACTGAAAGCCACGGGAAAGGGACGCTGGTGGAACGCCTTCCTGGTCCGCCACCAGAACCGGTTCATCATCCTCAACGAGCAGGGTGAGATGATCTTCGCCCGGCTCTCGCCCGAAGGGTACCAGGAGACGAGCCGGACCACCCTGATCGAACCGGTGGTTCCCGTCCGGAGGCGCCTCACCGTCTGGTCGCACCCCGCGTTCGCCAACCGGTCCATCTACGCCCGGAACAACCGGTCGATCGTCTGCGCCGATCTGTCCGCCCGCTGA
- a CDS encoding DinB family protein produces the protein MSSILERIAAADAARRRIINANRGLSAAQAAFKGPGGWSVQAHIEHLVLSEQRGVQRIWLAAEGLRRGVPLHAGEAVHRGLPIEEVIAKTWKPKEKAMVETDPVGEGPLSYWIARYEACQTTLEQIPQVLSGLDPAQALDLHYLSGPLDAYQRLEFLRFHTDRHYDQVERLKQAEGFPVR, from the coding sequence ATGAGTTCGATTCTTGAGCGAATTGCGGCGGCGGATGCCGCTCGGAGGCGGATCATCAATGCCAACCGGGGACTGTCGGCTGCTCAGGCCGCCTTCAAGGGGCCGGGCGGCTGGTCGGTCCAGGCGCACATCGAGCACCTGGTCCTGTCGGAGCAAAGGGGGGTCCAGCGAATCTGGCTGGCGGCCGAAGGCTTGCGCCGGGGCGTCCCCCTCCACGCGGGCGAAGCAGTGCACCGCGGTCTCCCCATCGAAGAGGTGATCGCCAAGACCTGGAAGCCCAAGGAGAAGGCCATGGTCGAAACCGACCCGGTGGGGGAGGGACCCCTCTCCTATTGGATCGCCCGTTACGAAGCCTGCCAGACCACCCTGGAGCAGATCCCCCAGGTCCTGTCGGGACTGGACCCGGCCCAGGCGCTGGACCTGCACTACCTGTCGGGGCCCCTGGACGCCTACCAGCGGTTGGAATTCCTCCGGTTCCACACCGACCGCCACTACGACCAGGTCGAACGGCTGAAGCAGGCCGAGGGGTTTCCGGTCCGGTAA
- a CDS encoding type II toxin-antitoxin system VapC family toxin: MHRLLLDTHALVWWASDHKRLAARAHAAIANPSNYVFVSAISAWEIAVKMAKGRIEAPDNLAAVVEEKGFEHLPLTFHHAEHAAQLPMHHRDPFDRFLIAQAQIEGLTIVTRDARIPLYGVRTMQA; this comes from the coding sequence ATGCACCGGTTGTTGCTGGATACCCACGCGTTGGTATGGTGGGCTTCCGACCATAAGCGGTTGGCTGCTCGTGCTCATGCCGCCATCGCCAATCCAAGTAACTACGTTTTTGTCAGCGCAATTAGCGCTTGGGAAATCGCAGTCAAGATGGCGAAAGGACGTATTGAGGCTCCAGACAACCTGGCGGCGGTGGTCGAAGAAAAGGGCTTCGAACATTTACCTCTTACTTTCCATCATGCAGAACATGCGGCGCAGCTTCCCATGCATCACCGGGACCCGTTCGACCGGTTTCTGATCGCCCAGGCTCAAATCGAGGGCCTCACCATCGTCACCCGGGATGCCCGAATTCCACTCTACGGCGTGCGCACGATGCAAGCTTAG
- the thiO gene encoding glycine oxidase ThiO: MVKTKSADVVVVGAGVIGCAVAYHLAKVGVSVLVLERGRVGREASWASAGILTHARPASTHPYERLATLSRSLFEPLVQELIELSGVDPEYRPSGGVHVFLDDEGVERARNYYRGSVLTGLEVEFLEPADLFELEPALNREARAAIRFPGDGSIRPPRLVRALSLAAQRLGTRILEHSPVVEMKVRSGRVTDILTPEERIHGGRFVLATGAWSGLVGDRVGVNLPVYSSKGEIVLLESLPGKLGQIVNNDGHYLVPRSDGKLLVGATEETVGFDKTSTVHGVLELLKWAYHVAPGLSDATFVTSWAGLRPAVRRGGPFLGRLKEFENLYVATAHNSNGMLLSAASGLLMSQLLTNRPTSLALEPFAVPETG; this comes from the coding sequence ATGGTGAAGACGAAGTCCGCAGACGTCGTTGTCGTAGGCGCGGGGGTCATCGGCTGCGCCGTCGCCTACCATCTGGCCAAGGTGGGAGTGTCGGTCCTGGTTCTGGAACGGGGCCGGGTCGGACGAGAAGCCTCCTGGGCTTCCGCCGGCATCCTGACCCACGCGCGTCCCGCGAGCACCCATCCCTACGAGCGCCTGGCGACGTTGAGCCGGAGTCTGTTCGAGCCTCTGGTCCAGGAGCTCATTGAGTTGAGCGGAGTCGATCCCGAGTATCGGCCCAGCGGCGGCGTTCATGTCTTTCTGGACGACGAAGGAGTCGAGAGAGCCAGGAACTACTATCGGGGTTCCGTTCTGACGGGCCTCGAGGTCGAGTTCCTGGAGCCGGCCGACCTGTTCGAGCTGGAGCCGGCGCTCAATCGGGAGGCCCGGGCCGCGATCCGTTTCCCCGGAGACGGCTCGATCCGGCCTCCCCGCCTGGTGCGGGCGCTGTCGCTGGCGGCCCAGAGGCTGGGAACGCGGATCCTGGAGCACAGTCCCGTGGTGGAAATGAAGGTCCGGTCCGGACGCGTGACCGACATTCTGACTCCCGAGGAGCGAATCCATGGGGGACGCTTCGTCCTGGCCACCGGCGCCTGGTCCGGTCTGGTGGGCGACCGGGTGGGAGTCAACCTGCCCGTCTACTCCTCCAAGGGCGAAATCGTGCTCCTGGAGTCGCTGCCGGGAAAACTGGGTCAGATCGTGAACAACGACGGCCACTACCTGGTGCCGAGAAGCGACGGAAAGCTCCTGGTCGGCGCCACCGAGGAAACGGTCGGTTTCGACAAGACGAGCACGGTGCACGGGGTCCTGGAACTGCTCAAATGGGCCTATCACGTGGCTCCGGGCCTGTCGGATGCCACGTTCGTGACCTCATGGGCCGGTCTGCGGCCGGCCGTTCGCCGGGGTGGACCCTTTCTGGGACGCCTCAAGGAGTTCGAAAACCTCTATGTCGCCACGGCGCACAACAGCAACGGTATGCTGCTTTCGGCGGCCTCCGGTCTGCTCATGTCCCAACTGCTGACGAACCGTCCGACCTCTCTGGCCCTGGAACCTTTCGCCGTCCCCGAAACGGGCTAA
- a CDS encoding DNA-3-methyladenine glycosylase I has product MRIETAAGDLARCQWAAGHPLLAEYHDREWGVPVHDDRKLFEFLVLDAFQAGLSWLTILKKRENFRTAFDGFDPRRICRYDERKIARLLQDRGIIRNRLKVVATVGNARSFLAVQEEFGTFDRYIWQFTGGRTRVNSFENQDRIPASTRESGAMSRSLTKRGFRFVGPTICYAFMQAAGMVNDHVTGCFRYRQVWG; this is encoded by the coding sequence ATGAGGATTGAGACAGCGGCCGGTGACCTAGCGCGGTGCCAGTGGGCGGCGGGGCATCCGCTCCTTGCCGAGTACCACGACCGGGAATGGGGAGTTCCGGTTCACGACGACCGGAAGTTGTTCGAGTTCCTGGTCCTGGACGCCTTTCAGGCGGGATTGAGCTGGTTGACGATTCTCAAGAAGAGGGAGAACTTTCGGACCGCATTCGATGGATTCGATCCGCGGCGGATCTGCCGTTACGACGAGAGGAAGATCGCCCGCCTGCTCCAGGACCGGGGGATCATTCGCAACCGGCTCAAGGTGGTCGCCACGGTGGGGAATGCCCGCAGTTTTCTGGCGGTCCAGGAAGAGTTCGGGACATTCGACCGGTACATCTGGCAGTTCACGGGTGGGCGGACGCGCGTCAATTCGTTTGAGAACCAGGACCGGATCCCGGCCAGCACCCGGGAATCCGGCGCCATGAGCCGATCCCTCACAAAGCGGGGGTTTCGCTTCGTCGGACCCACCATCTGCTACGCCTTCATGCAGGCCGCCGGCATGGTGAACGATCACGTCACCGGTTGTTTCCGCTACCGGCAGGTCTGGGGCTAA
- a CDS encoding deoxyhypusine synthase family protein, translated as MRNRRRSDGRSDGLVPLESLPIEEIGTVPELLRAMSRTAFGGRNLGEAFQVLLEMIRDRGCRVVLTVSGAMTVAKQGRIICRMLDRGWVDAVVATGALIAHGLTESLGLVHYRCESRHSDEYLYRRGYNRIYDTLEMERNLDDVEELLHSVLTREEPEGGTWSSAGLCRALGRRLSEDDRGPGILGSAFRSGVPVFIPAFTDSEIGLDLANWAMEREMPATREGREAAEPDEIFRAVPPFNPFLDLQEYARFAAAAPRLGIFTIGGGVPRNWAQQVGPYFEVAVNRLGIRRPPPRFRYGVRICPEPDHWGGLSGCSYAEGVSWGKFVSPEEGGRYAEVHADATLVWPLLMRGLLEELGDAGVAPANRGES; from the coding sequence ATGAGAAACAGGCGTCGCAGCGACGGGCGATCCGATGGCCTGGTCCCCCTCGAGAGCCTTCCCATAGAAGAGATCGGCACCGTTCCCGAACTGTTGCGAGCCATGTCCCGGACCGCCTTCGGGGGGCGGAACCTGGGAGAGGCTTTCCAGGTCCTCCTGGAGATGATCCGCGACCGGGGTTGCCGCGTGGTCCTGACCGTTTCCGGGGCCATGACCGTGGCCAAGCAGGGACGGATCATCTGCCGGATGCTGGACCGGGGTTGGGTGGATGCCGTGGTCGCCACCGGCGCCCTCATCGCCCACGGGCTCACCGAGTCGCTGGGACTCGTCCACTACCGCTGCGAGAGCCGCCATTCCGACGAGTATCTCTACCGCCGGGGCTACAACCGGATCTACGACACTCTGGAGATGGAGCGGAACCTGGACGACGTGGAGGAACTCCTCCATTCGGTCCTGACCCGGGAGGAGCCGGAAGGCGGAACCTGGTCGTCAGCCGGCCTCTGCCGGGCGCTGGGACGGCGGCTGAGCGAGGATGACCGGGGTCCGGGGATTCTCGGCAGCGCCTTCCGCAGTGGAGTCCCGGTCTTCATTCCCGCCTTTACCGACAGCGAAATCGGACTGGACCTGGCCAACTGGGCCATGGAAAGGGAGATGCCGGCCACACGGGAGGGCCGGGAAGCGGCTGAACCGGATGAGATCTTCCGGGCGGTTCCTCCCTTCAATCCGTTCCTGGACCTGCAGGAATATGCCCGGTTCGCCGCCGCCGCGCCGCGATTGGGGATCTTCACCATCGGCGGAGGAGTCCCCCGCAACTGGGCGCAGCAGGTGGGCCCCTACTTCGAGGTGGCCGTGAACCGCCTGGGAATCCGCCGTCCGCCGCCCCGCTTCCGCTATGGCGTCCGCATCTGTCCGGAGCCGGATCATTGGGGCGGGCTCTCGGGCTGCAGCTATGCGGAGGGGGTCAGCTGGGGTAAATTCGTCTCTCCCGAGGAGGGCGGACGCTACGCCGAGGTCCACGCCGACGCGACCCTGGTCTGGCCGCTGTTGATGAGGGGACTTCTGGAGGAGTTGGGTGACGCCGGCGTCGCCCCAGCGAATCGAGGTGAATCATGA
- a CDS encoding Gfo/Idh/MocA family oxidoreductase translates to MNRRNFLGASLAGGAAIGSAAAAGLGGRKRVSANDKVTVAMMGVRGRGPVLTRYFGEMPDVDLAYICDVDQNVVGPAFKIAEETQRKRPKMEEDIRRVLDDKSVDAVVIATPIHWHSPGTILCCEAGKDVYVEKPVSHNVREGRLMVEAARKYDRVVQVGTQSRSRPNTHRFIDYVHSGKIGKVLMAKVWNTQKRRNIGHKEDEPVPSGINYDLWNGPIPVLPFNRNHYSGTVNWHWHYGCGDLGNDGVHWIDVARWVMKAGLPKHVTGAGRKLYFDDDQQTPDTQTVVFDYEDTVIQYEMRLWNPYKMNNGQNGVEVYGTEGKAVAGYFDGHRTYGFRVYDSKHRLVRQELAEVRRGREHYVNFIDCIRTRETPNCDAEVGHLSTSLCHLGNIAARTRGSFSFDPATETITDDPEANALLTREYRDHWSTRLVT, encoded by the coding sequence GTGAACAGACGAAATTTTCTCGGAGCGAGTTTGGCCGGCGGAGCCGCGATCGGTTCGGCCGCTGCAGCCGGTTTGGGCGGCCGCAAGCGGGTTTCGGCCAATGACAAGGTGACCGTGGCCATGATGGGTGTCCGGGGCCGCGGTCCCGTCCTGACCCGGTATTTCGGCGAGATGCCCGACGTGGATCTGGCCTACATCTGCGACGTGGACCAGAACGTGGTGGGTCCTGCCTTCAAGATCGCGGAGGAGACCCAGAGGAAACGTCCCAAGATGGAGGAGGACATCCGGCGGGTCCTGGACGACAAGTCGGTGGACGCCGTGGTCATCGCCACCCCCATCCATTGGCACTCTCCCGGAACCATCCTCTGCTGTGAAGCCGGCAAGGACGTCTACGTGGAAAAACCGGTCTCCCACAACGTCCGCGAGGGCCGCCTCATGGTGGAGGCGGCGCGCAAATACGATCGCGTCGTGCAGGTGGGGACCCAATCCAGGAGCCGGCCCAACACCCACCGCTTCATCGATTACGTCCATTCGGGCAAGATCGGCAAGGTGCTCATGGCCAAGGTCTGGAACACCCAGAAGCGCCGCAACATCGGCCACAAGGAGGACGAGCCGGTCCCGTCCGGCATCAACTACGATCTCTGGAACGGTCCCATCCCGGTGCTCCCCTTCAACCGGAACCATTACAGCGGGACGGTCAATTGGCACTGGCACTATGGCTGTGGAGACCTGGGAAACGACGGTGTCCACTGGATCGACGTGGCGCGTTGGGTCATGAAGGCGGGTCTGCCGAAACACGTCACCGGGGCCGGCCGCAAGCTCTACTTCGACGACGACCAGCAGACGCCCGACACCCAGACCGTCGTCTTCGACTACGAGGATACGGTCATCCAGTACGAGATGCGGCTCTGGAACCCTTACAAGATGAACAATGGCCAGAACGGCGTGGAAGTCTACGGCACCGAAGGCAAGGCGGTCGCTGGCTACTTCGACGGACACCGCACGTACGGCTTCCGCGTCTACGATTCCAAGCACCGGTTGGTTCGGCAGGAACTGGCCGAAGTCAGGCGCGGCCGGGAACACTACGTCAACTTCATCGACTGTATCCGGACTCGTGAAACGCCCAATTGCGACGCGGAGGTGGGGCATCTGTCCACATCGCTCTGCCACCTGGGGAACATCGCGGCCCGGACCCGGGGCAGCTTCTCATTCGATCCCGCCACCGAGACCATCACGGACGACCCGGAGGCCAACGCCCTGTTGACCCGGGAGTACCGCGATCACTGGTCGACCCGGTTGGTGACTTAG
- a CDS encoding sodium:calcium antiporter, with protein MEYLIPSEWFDGLSQWMLLLLAAASVAVLAKAADLVVEGASGIAQGLGVPKVVVGATIVSLGTTSPECAVSVVAAWSGEPGLALGNAVGSIIVDSGLIFGLGCLLSRLPADRFILNRQGWVQFGSGLLLVLVCWGVYKIAGNEAVIDRSMGFFFVALLAAYLVFSVRWSRGHPELAAQMGSEAGDVTHGTLQLWLSVLAGLVLVLLSSRVLICSVIELAENHWFIPKVVIAATLVAFGTSLPELVIGMASIYRGHNELLVGNIIGADVLNVLFVVGFSAVAAPLPVVEAGASLPQILLYVHLPFMLGILVLFRVFIFRASSRGWFQRWYGVPLLLIYGVYLVTQISLGTLGE; from the coding sequence TTGGAATATCTGATTCCCAGCGAGTGGTTCGACGGACTGTCCCAGTGGATGCTGCTGTTGCTCGCGGCGGCGTCCGTGGCGGTGTTGGCCAAAGCGGCCGACCTGGTGGTGGAGGGCGCCTCGGGCATCGCCCAGGGCTTGGGCGTTCCCAAGGTGGTGGTGGGGGCCACCATCGTCTCTCTGGGGACGACCAGTCCCGAATGTGCCGTATCGGTGGTGGCGGCCTGGTCCGGCGAGCCGGGCCTGGCGCTGGGAAACGCCGTCGGCTCCATCATCGTCGACTCGGGCCTGATCTTCGGCCTGGGATGCCTTCTGTCCCGGCTTCCGGCGGACCGGTTCATCCTCAACCGGCAGGGTTGGGTCCAATTCGGCTCCGGTCTGTTGCTCGTGCTCGTCTGCTGGGGTGTCTACAAGATCGCCGGAAACGAGGCCGTCATCGACCGCTCCATGGGGTTCTTTTTCGTGGCGCTTCTGGCGGCCTACCTCGTTTTTTCGGTCCGCTGGAGCCGGGGCCATCCCGAGCTGGCCGCCCAGATGGGCAGCGAGGCGGGCGACGTGACCCATGGCACGCTCCAGCTTTGGCTGAGCGTGCTGGCCGGCCTGGTGCTGGTTCTGCTCTCGAGCCGGGTCCTCATCTGCAGCGTCATCGAGTTGGCCGAGAACCACTGGTTCATCCCCAAGGTGGTGATCGCCGCCACCCTGGTCGCCTTCGGGACGTCGCTTCCCGAGTTGGTGATCGGCATGGCCAGCATCTACCGGGGGCACAACGAGTTGCTGGTGGGGAACATCATCGGCGCGGACGTGCTGAACGTCCTGTTCGTGGTGGGGTTCTCGGCCGTAGCGGCCCCGTTGCCGGTGGTGGAGGCAGGCGCCTCATTGCCCCAGATCCTCCTCTACGTCCACCTGCCCTTCATGTTGGGGATCCTGGTCCTGTTTCGCGTCTTCATCTTCCGGGCGTCCTCCAGGGGCTGGTTCCAGAGATGGTACGGCGTCCCGCTGCTGCTCATTTACGGGGTCTACCTGGTAACGCAGATCTCGTTGGGAACGCTGGGCGAGTAA